A stretch of the Ostrea edulis chromosome 9, xbOstEdul1.1, whole genome shotgun sequence genome encodes the following:
- the LOC125658528 gene encoding uncharacterized protein LOC125658528 gives MQGLFLVILAAVASVHGTRYRGPRFIDLGITGVLRPVNAGYTRGALSRLDSFDRLTRTSISGPTFVSSGFSGGLTASLRSLDPLGGRRATEVRRTIAPLSGGIQTYEDIGLYNGLEGRLSREPYLGPDHGPYDGPDSGPYDGPNSGPYNGPEIGPYRGPESGPYRGPDSGPYDGADIGPYTGPEIGPYRGPDSEPYDGPDSGPYDGPDSGPYSEFSGPYSDSRGPYAGLRGDTFSDDGLGVRFGTGLTTVRTGRLTAFPSRVESTQYFTRRSQPYDGLRSSIRYSNIYPAHRSDRLYFNPYARLGSRHRFEFGTSDRGTFESALSGDNSDDFDLGGRSLAAAGSDFVRTAGSVGSSGKYTIKDPKLVPNF, from the coding sequence ATGCAAGGTCTCTTCTTGGTGATTTTAGCGGCAGTTGCCTCCGTTCACGGAACCAGGTACAGAGGACCGCGATTTATCGATCTCGGCATCACGGGCGTTCTCAGACCGGTCAATGCAGGTTACACTCGAGGAGCCCTCAGCCGACTCGATTCCTTTGATAGACTGACCAGAACCAGTATCAGTGGTCCAACATTTGTGTCCAGTGGTTTCAGCGGAGGTCTGACCGCTAGTCTCCGTTCGCTGGATCCCCTAGGTGGCAGAAGAGCTACTGAAGTCAGGAGGACTATTGCGCCACTATCAGGTGGAATTCAGACCTACGAGGATATAGGACTATATAATGGACTGGAGGGCAGACTGAGTAGAGAGCCATATCTAGGACCAGACCACGGACCTTATGATGGACCAGATAGCGGGCCTTATGATGGACCAAACAGCGGACCTTATAATGGACCAGAGATCGGACCTTATCGTGGACCAGAGAGCGGGCCTTATCGTGGACCAGACAGCGGGCCTTATGATGGAGCAGACATTGGGCCTTATACTGGACCAGAGATCGGACCTTATCGTGGACCAGACAGCGAGCCTTATGATGGACCAGATAGCGGGCCTTATGATGGACCAGACAGCGGTCCTTATTCCGAATTTAGTGGACCCTACTCAGATTCTAGGGGGCCTTACGCTGGACTGAGAGGCGACACTTTCTCGGATGACGGACTGGGGGTGAGGTTTGGAACTGGTCTTACAACAGTCAGAACGGGTAGATTAACAGCATTTCCCAGTCGGGTAGAGTCCACTCAATATTTTACCAGGCGAAGTCAGCCGTATGACGGACTGAGAAGTTCTATCAGATATTCAAACATTTACCCCGCCCATAGATCAGACCGATTATACTTTAATCCGTATGCAAGATTGGGTTCCAGACATAGATTTGAGTTTGGTACATCTGACAGAGGTACATTCGAATCAGCTCTCTCTGGGGATAACTctgatgactttgaccttggaggAAGGTCGTTAGCTGCAGCAGGAAGTGACTTTGTCCGTACCGCCGGATCAGTCGGTTCATCAGGGAAATACACCATCAAAGACCCCAAACTCGTTCCGAACTTCTAA